The following are encoded together in the Culex pipiens pallens isolate TS chromosome 1, TS_CPP_V2, whole genome shotgun sequence genome:
- the LOC120427681 gene encoding tubulin--tyrosine ligase-like protein 12 encodes MDGLNEYDTFLAAHRPQLQASGVPEHFWPELFRKLKHQVFDAGNVFSLLLIDYGEEERADGEPIWTVAVSKEGGIRADQPGEIYLVDHAWTFRSDNARQLLNEHPPLVNRLAIMMGIEQEEVPGTVVIARILTEVWKWCNMYSLNGDGISVENRMPIWYVMDELGSGIRHGDSPNCRVVPFIHVSEQMTYSLLFPIEDIDEGDQLFRDYVEGVPSDTKERECLLLPWEYSSLVEESFTQKEASKEYFLAGHIEESLPDPEVAPPLFDGNSPLKVYSEYEFVNRYLNDPAFEIVDNAEEADILWLTTHFKQYREFSQTTPNKYVNQFPFENVITIKDLLSVVCRRMATKKSTDDEGLLEANPKWLPVTYNLKTELVEFVSYFQNRAQKGLDNHFIIKPWNLARGLDMYITKSLPQIMRLQQTGPKIAQKYIEHPVLFDRPEVEGGRVKFDIRYVVLLKSVDELSAYVYTNFFLRFANKPFSMDDFDDYEKHFTVMNYSRGEANFQLRHMKCEEFLDQWAVQYPKHAWENIEADICDMLKEVLQGATRVGPPCGIGASAQSRALYAVDLMLEWSNAGTTIQPKILEMNFTPDCKRACEYYPNFYNDIFNLLFLDQDNPDVFRKIA; translated from the coding sequence ATGGACGGTCTCAACGAGTACGACACCTTTCTGGCCGCGCACCGGCCCCAGCTGCAGGCCTCGGGCGTTCCGGAGCACTTTTGGCCGGAGCTGTTCCGCAAGCTGAAGCACCAGGTGTTTGACGCCGGGAACGTCTTTTCGCTGCTGCTGATCGATTACGGCGAGGAGGAACGGGCGGACGGCGAACCGATTTGGACGGTGGCCGTTTCGAAGGAGGGCGGCATTCGGGCCGATCAGCCGGGTGAGATTTATCTGGTGGACCACGCGTGGACGTTCCGGTCGGATAACGCGCGGCAGCTGTTGAACGAGCATCCGCCGCTGGTGAACCGGTTGGCCATTATGATGGGAATTGAGCAGGAGGAGGTGCCTGGGACGGTGGTTATTGCGCGGATTTTAACAGAGGTGTGGAAGTGGTGCAACATGTACTCGCTGAACGGGGATGGCATTTCGGTGGAGAACCGGATGCCGATTTGGTACGTGATGGACGAGTTGGGCAGCGGGATTCGGCACGGAGATTCGCCAAATTGCCGGGTTGTGCCGTTTATCCACGTGAGCGAGCAGATGACGTACAGTTTGCTGTTTCCGATCGAGGACATTGACGAGGGAGATCAGCTGTTCCGGGATTACGTCGAGGGCGTTCCGAGCGATACGAAGGAGCGGGAGTGTTTGCTACTGCCTTGGGAGTACAGTTCGTTGGTTGAGGAAAGCTTTACGCAGAAGGAAGCTTCGAAAGAGTACTTTTTGGCGGGGCATATTGAGGAATCGTTGCCGGATCCGGAGGTGGCGCCGCCACTCTTCGATGGCAACAGTCCGTTGAAGGTTTACTCCGAGTACGAGTTTGTCAATCGGTATTTGAACGATCCGGCGTTTGAGATTGTGGACAACGCTGAGGAGGCGGACATTCTGTGGCTTACGACGCACTTTAAGCAGTACCGCGAGTTTAGCCAAACCACGCCGAACAAGTACGTGAACCAGTTCCCGTTCGAGAACGTTATCACGATCAAGGATCTGCTGAGTGTGGTCTGTCGAAGAATGGCCACGAAAAAGAGTACCGACGATGAAGGTTTGCTTGAAGCGAACCCGAAATGGCTGCCGGTCACGTACAACCTTAAAACGGAACTCGTCGAGTTTGTCAGCTACTTCCAGAACCGTGCCCAAAAAGGTCTCGACAATCACTTTATCATCAAACCGTGGAATCTGGCCCGCGGCCTGGACATGTACATCACCAAGAGCCTCCCGCAAATCATGCGCCTTCAACAGACCGGTCCAAAAATCGCCCAAAAGTACATCGAACATCCGGTGCTGTTCGACCGGCCCGAGGTTGAGGGTGGCCGCGTCAAGTTCGACATCCGCTACGTGGTCCTGCTGAAGAGCGTCGACGAGCTGTCGGCGTACGTGTACACCAACTTCTTCCTGCGCTTTGCCAACAAACCCTTCTCTATGGACGACTTTGACGACTACGAGAAGCACTTCACCGTGATGAACTACTCCCGGGGGGAGGCAAACTTCCAGCTGCGCCACATGAAGTGCGAAGAGTTCCTCGACCAGTGGGCCGTCCAATATCCGAAGCACGCGTGGGAGAACATCGAGGCGGACATTTGCGACATGCTTAAGGAGGTGCTGCAGGGAGCTACGCGGGTCGGTCCGCCGTGTGGAATCGGTGCCAGTGCGCAATCACGGGCCCTGTACGCGGTCGATCTGATGCTGGAGTGGTCCAACGCCGGGACCACCATTCAGCCGAAGATTCTGGAGATGAACTTTACGCCGGATTGCAAGCGAGCGTGCGAGTACTATCCGAACTTTTACAACGATATCTTCAATTTGCTGTTTTTGGACCAGGACAATCCGGACGTGTTCCGGAAGATTGCTTGA
- the LOC120427678 gene encoding uncharacterized protein LOC120427678 — protein sequence MFKNPPPLSRVPGDPSRSRDSEKQGYIRDISKLNKMELLDLKLRQELLLNNKGRVAKLPDKGAKIRLFYEQIVKQLEAHSNVDRAAELFSELNIASVGKRSLTKLEWGGQLGGAREGERVDSDDEEETDPLKILAQSTHTAKVVVVAKPEPSLITERDLKDIEELKQEQQEECAPAELIEVDVVKSVGKLSSILEKRQQTAANELYDGHAIYICNKERNTAQRSKYLPFRTTITDIHQPDKEKVRHAKHLKSWENTAATPPSLKHSPTKMLTLEEGVMLQAEKNKLLEDTRRLYAEDRLKQHEEIRRKVIETVQNDVMPGSSGFTTYRDASSGEEDGGDESDADESSDEGFEVEVQED from the coding sequence ATGTTCAAGAATCCGCCTCCACTGAGCCGCGTTCCGGGCGATCCTTCGCGGAGCCGCGACTCCGAGAAGCAGGGCTACATCCGGGACATCAGCAAGCTGAACAAAATGGAACTGCTGGACTTGAAGTTGCGCCAGGAGCTGCTGCTGAACAACAAGGGAAGGGTGGCGAAACTTCCGGACAAGGGCGCGAAAATTCGGCTGTTTTACGAGCAGATTGTGAAACAGTTGGAGGCGCACAGCAATGTGGACCGAGCGGCGGAACTGTTTTCGGAGCTGAATATCGCCTCGGTGGGGAAGAGGTCGCTGACCAAGTTGGAGTGGGGTGGCCAGTTGGGTGGGGCACGGGAGGGTGAAAGGGTGGACAGTGACGATGAGGAGGAGACGGATCCGTTGAAGATCTTGGCCCAGAGTACACACACGGcgaaggtggtggtggtggccaaGCCGGAACCATCGTTGATTACGGAGCGTGATTTGAAGGACATTGAAGAGTTGAAGCAGGAGCAACAGGAAGAATGTGCCCCGGCGGAACTTATCGAGGTTGACGTGGTAAAGAGCGTTGGCAAGTTGAGTAGTATTTTGGAGAAGCGCCAACAGACTGCGGCCAACGAGTTGTACGACGGCCACGCGATCTACATCTGTAACAAGGAACGCAACACCGCCCAGAGATCGAAATACCTCCCGTTCCGAACGACCATAACGGACATCCACCAGCCGGATAAGGAGAAAGTCCGCCACGCGAAGCACCTCAAGTCCTGGGAAAACACGGCTGCCACTCCGCCCTCACTCAAGCACTCCCCCACAAAGATGCTAACGCTCGAGGAAGGGGTCATGTTGCAGGCGGAGAAGAACAAACTGCTCGAGGACACCCGCCGGCTGTACGCCGAAGATCGGCTCAAGCAGCACGAGGAAATCCGCCGGAAGGTTATCGAGACGGTGCAGAACGATGTGATGCCGGGGTCGAGTGGATTCACCACCTATCGGGATGCTTCCTCTGGGGAGGAGGATGGGGGCGATGAGAGTGACGCGGACGAGAGCAGCGACGAGGGATTCGAGGTTGAGGTGCAGGAGGATTAG